In Arctopsyche grandis isolate Sample6627 chromosome 13, ASM5162203v2, whole genome shotgun sequence, one DNA window encodes the following:
- the LOC143921412 gene encoding uncharacterized protein LOC143921412, with protein sequence MKAKPVTSVTSRQRTRHTTMMISTTRKTTPVATTTREIPQFNFRDLEVDFGLPKYNGRNSPIAVWIERLEENAQILGWTETQQLVYGRMLCEGTAKNFLDSETGIITWAILKERLTREFGHQLNSADVHRELRLEKKGKAEDSLSYIYRMKGIAAKCSFIEEEAIIAYIIGGLGFDKYEKLILSWAGSIKELKTRITQCEKIREDDEPRVTGPVRNRENRERLSSRCYNCSGRGHLAADCRFKTRGTRCFNCNEFGHISAQCNSTKTKTVLTIQEEIREPVSIPIQEEIREPVSIPIQEEIREPVSIPTQEDEANMADGDVNMADVSVNSDGLHRKRPLQQRASREMSAQRKLIVSNDEEDDANMADGGVNLADGSMDGDGLQRGRLWDYGDIPSSNTDQPPDDQFRKGSKDYSHLKNSEDENKEEEKHKDKEKDMAKSQEGLRDPVKISTPKDTVFTFKLSRSRIDVNSMEKKIEPWIEKRLTGCISELEPICVDFIYGKLLAEYLWGDGRFLGQSQRIAEGIG encoded by the coding sequence ATGAAGGcgaagcccgtgacgtcggtgacgtcacgtcagcgaacacgccacacgacaatgatgatatccacgacgagaaagacgacgccaGTGGCAACGACGACGAGGGAGATACCACAGTTCAATTTCCGAGATCTGGAGGTTGATTTCGGTCTGCCGAAATATAACGGCAGAAATAGCCCTATTGCAGTGTGGATTGAGCGCCTCGAAGAAAACGCGCAAATCCTCGGCTGGACGGAGACACAACAGTTGGTGTATGGGCGGATGCTGTGTGAAGGAACTGCCAAGAACTTCTTGGACTCGGAAACGGGCATAATCACGTGGGCGATATTAAAAGAACGATTGACCAGAGAGTTTGGCCATCAGTTGAATAGTGCGGACGTGCACAGAGAACTGAGGTTAGAGAAAAAGGGAAAAGCAGAAGACAGTTTAAGCTATATCTACCGGATGAAGGGGATTGCAGCCAAGTGTAGTTTTATTGAGGAAGAGGCGATTATCGCGTACATAATTGGTGGACTTGGGTTTGATAAGTACGAAAAATTGATTCTGAGCTGGGCTGGATCTATTAAGGAGCTGAAGACGCGAATTACGCAgtgcgagaaaattagagaggacgacgaacccagggtgacggggcccgtgagaaaccgtgaaaaccgagaaagactgagttcacgatgctacaattgtAGTGGACGTGGTCACttagcagccgactgtaggtttaagacgagaggaactcgttgtttcaattgtaacgagtttgggcacatatcagctcaatgtaacagcaccaaaacaaagactgtcttgacaatacaagaagaaataagagaaccagtcagtattccaatacaagaagaaataagagaaccagtcagtattccaatacaagaagaaataagagaaccagtcagtattccaacacaagaggacgaggcgaacatggccgatggagatgtaaacatggccgatgtaagtgtgaacagtgatggtttgcacagaaaaagacctttgcagcaacgggcttcacgagagatgtctgctcaaagaaaactcattgtttccaatgatgaagaggacgatgcgaacatggctgatggaggtgtgaacctggctgatggaagtatggacggtgatggtttgcaaagaggaagactttgggactacggagacataccgtcttcaaatacagatcaaccacccgatgatcaatttagaaaaggatctaaggattatagtcatttgaagaattctgaagatgagaataaagaagaggagaaacataaagacaaagagaaagatatggctaaatcacaagaaggattaagagacccagtcaaaatttcaacaccgaaggacactgtattcactttcaagctcagtcgtagtcggattgatgttaattcaatggaaaagaaaatagaaccatggattgagaaaagacttactggatgtatcagtgagctagaaccaatatgtgttgacttcatttatggtaaattactagcagaatatctgtggggtgacggcagattcctcggacagtcacagagaatcgccgagggcattggatag